The Pseudomonas nunensis genome includes the window CAGTTCATGGGCGAGGTCATAGAGGATGTGCGCGAAATTCACCTCATCTTCCACCACCAGAATGCAGCGCGTGGCGAACGGTGCCTTGGCGCGGTCGTCGTTGAAACGCGGGATGTCGACTTCAGCAATCAACGGCACCGGAGCGGCTACCGGGACGCTTGGCACGTAGGCCACCGGCGTCGCGCGCATCGGTTCGATTGGCTCATCGCCGGGTTCGACGTACTGCTGCGGCAACACCAGGGTGAATGCACTGCCCTGCCCCGGTTCGCTGGTGACGCTGATCGAGCCACCAAGCAGATTCGCCAGGTCGCGGGAAATCGACAGGCCCAACCCCGTGCCGCCATAACGACGATTGGTGGTGCCGTCGGCCTGACGGAACGCTTCGAAGATGCTTTCCTGCTGATCAGGAGCGATGCCGATCCCGGAATCGCGCACGATGAAGGCAATCCCGTCGCCCGGTTGACTGGTCACGGTCAGGCTGACGCTGCCTTTTTCGGTGAACTTCACCGCGTTCGACAGCAGGTTCTTGATCACCTGCTCCAGGCGTTGGCGGTCGGTGTAGATCATCATCGGCGAGCCAGGCTGCAACTCGATCTGGAAGTCCAGATTCTTGTCCGTGGCCATCGGCTGGAACATCCCGCGCAAACCGTCCACCAAGCGCGCGACGCTGGTGTTTTCCGGACGCATGTCCAGCTTGCCGGCCTCGACTTTGGAAATGTCGAGAATGTCGTTGATCAGGTTGAGCAAGTCATTGCCAGCCGAATAAATCGACTCGGCGAACTTGACCTGTTCGGCAGTGAGGTTGTCCTGCGGGTTCTCCGCCAACAGCTTGGCCAGGATCAGCGAACTGTTCAGCGGCGTGCGCAGTTCATGGGACATGTTGGCGAGGAATTCGGACTTGTACTTGCTGGAGCGCTGCAATTCTTCGGCGCGGTCTTCCAGCTGAATCTGCACCTGATTGAGCTCGGTGTTCTTCTGGTCCATGGCGTCGCGCTGATCGGCGAGGATCTGCGCCTGTTCGGCCAGTTGCTCGTTGGTCTGCTCCAGCTCCACTTGCTGGGTCTCCAGGTGCGCCTGGGACTCCTTGAGAATTCGCGACTGCTCTTCCAGCTCTTCGTTGGCAGTCTTGAGTTCTTCCTGCTGGACCTGGAGTTCTTCGTTGAGCTGCTGGGTTTCGGCCAACACTTCCTGCAAGCGTTGACGGTAGCGAGCAGCTTCGATCGAAGTGCCGATGTTGCCGGCAATCAGCTCGAGCAGCTCGATATCACGTTCATCCAATGGGCGCAGGAAGCCCAGTTCGATCACGCCATTGACCCGGTCATCGTCGCTGGTCGGCACCACCAGCACACTGTGTGGCAAGCCTTCACCCAGGCCAGAGCTGACCTTGAAGTAATCGGCAGGTACGTCGTCCAGGCGAATCAGCCGCCCCTGTTTGACCGCTTGGCCGACAATCCCTTCGCCGTCATAGATCGACTGATCCTGTGCCTCCTGCTCACGGGACAAACCGTAAGAAGCCACGCGCTTGAGGCCGCCATGTTCTTCGCGCACATAAATGGCCGCCACGGCGGTGCCCAGGTATTGCGCACAGAATTGCAGGATGTTGCGTCCCAGCAAGTTAAGGGTCAGTTGCCCCAGCACTTGCTCAGCCAGTTCGGTCTGGCCACTGCGCAGCCAGCCTTGTTTCTCCAGGCGCGCGGCGCTGGCCTGTTGGGCCGCCATGTTGGCGCTGTAGTTCTGCGAAAGATTCAGCAAGTCGCGACGGCCAATGTAGGCCAGCAAGGCACTGATACC containing:
- a CDS encoding response regulator; its protein translation is MTSASSVDEQRFRKLLSRNVSLPLGVGAISAVFFVALITYLLSVIQWVEHTDRVINNANEAVKLTVDLETGMRGFLLSGDEHFLDPYETARPRIAVALNTLLELTADNPVQTDRLRRLQALQTEWATYAQSMIDLQRSSGDYRGAVKAGRGKRLTDEIRAQFQDVIDMEQQLRTTRNEEVRRTTIWSITLYLLFVAGISALLAYIGRRDLLNLSQNYSANMAAQQASAARLEKQGWLRSGQTELAEQVLGQLTLNLLGRNILQFCAQYLGTAVAAIYVREEHGGLKRVASYGLSREQEAQDQSIYDGEGIVGQAVKQGRLIRLDDVPADYFKVSSGLGEGLPHSVLVVPTSDDDRVNGVIELGFLRPLDERDIELLELIAGNIGTSIEAARYRQRLQEVLAETQQLNEELQVQQEELKTANEELEEQSRILKESQAHLETQQVELEQTNEQLAEQAQILADQRDAMDQKNTELNQVQIQLEDRAEELQRSSKYKSEFLANMSHELRTPLNSSLILAKLLAENPQDNLTAEQVKFAESIYSAGNDLLNLINDILDISKVEAGKLDMRPENTSVARLVDGLRGMFQPMATDKNLDFQIELQPGSPMMIYTDRQRLEQVIKNLLSNAVKFTEKGSVSLTVTSQPGDGIAFIVRDSGIGIAPDQQESIFEAFRQADGTTNRRYGGTGLGLSISRDLANLLGGSISVTSEPGQGSAFTLVLPQQYVEPGDEPIEPMRATPVAYVPSVPVAAPVPLIAEVDIPRFNDDRAKAPFATRCILVVEDEVNFAHILYDLAHELGYQCLVAHGADEGYDLAREFIPDAILLDMRLPDHSGLTVLQRLKEHAETRHIPVHVISVEDRVEAAMHMGAIGYAVKPTTREELKDVFARLEAKLTQKVKKVLLVEDDDLQRDSIARLIGDEDIEITAVGFAQEALDLLRTTIFDCMIIDLKLPDMLGNDLLKRMSTEDICSFPPVIVYTGRNLTRDEEAELRKYSRSIIIKGARSPERLLDEVTLFLHKVESQLSHERQKMLKTARSRDKVFEGRKVLLVDDDVRNIFALTSALEQKGAVVVIGRNGREAIEKLNEVEDIDLVLMDVMMPEMDGFEATTLIRQDPRWRKLPIIAVTAKAMKDDQERCLAAGSNDYLAKPIDLDRLFSLIRVWLPKMERI